Proteins from a genomic interval of Asticcacaulis sp. AND118:
- a CDS encoding AEC family transporter: MSIEVFINGILPVFLLIALGFGLKVSGFLPPSVWGPIERIAVYVFYPGFLIPAIWHADLSGLSAGPISLAVSSSLGLSILIALALKPALRLSGPTYTSVFQGLIRFNSFVFLPIATSIFGAEAVGLAAVAMSALIPLSNMASILVLARWGQPEGEDTVDRSFRGVMARLFTNPIFLSCLIGLALNALRVPSVPFIEKDLKMLGDAAIPTGLILAGAGLNFAYIRSQPVLVVATSAFKVLIVPLISWGLCRLFGGDALAQGVALCCGAAPCAAVAYVQARHMGGDAPLMAGIVALTTSLSLISLPLLLWLYHLLT, from the coding sequence ATGAGCATCGAAGTCTTTATCAACGGCATCCTGCCGGTGTTTCTGCTGATCGCGCTGGGCTTCGGGCTTAAGGTCTCCGGCTTCCTGCCGCCGTCCGTCTGGGGGCCGATCGAACGCATCGCCGTCTATGTCTTCTATCCGGGCTTTCTGATCCCGGCCATCTGGCACGCCGACCTGTCGGGCCTCAGTGCCGGGCCGATCAGTCTGGCCGTCAGCAGTTCGCTCGGCCTGTCCATCCTGATCGCCTTGGCGCTGAAACCGGCGCTGCGCCTGTCCGGTCCCACCTATACCAGCGTCTTTCAGGGCCTGATCCGTTTCAATTCGTTTGTCTTCCTGCCCATTGCCACCTCCATCTTCGGCGCCGAAGCCGTAGGCCTGGCCGCCGTGGCCATGAGCGCCCTGATCCCGCTCAGCAATATGGCCTCGATACTGGTGCTGGCCCGCTGGGGGCAGCCCGAGGGCGAAGATACGGTCGATCGCAGCTTCCGCGGCGTCATGGCGCGGCTGTTCACCAACCCGATCTTCCTGTCGTGCCTGATCGGGCTGGCGCTGAATGCCCTGCGTGTGCCGTCGGTGCCGTTTATCGAAAAAGACCTTAAGATGCTGGGCGATGCCGCCATTCCCACCGGTCTTATTCTGGCCGGCGCCGGGCTGAACTTCGCCTATATCCGCAGCCAGCCGGTTCTGGTGGTGGCCACCTCGGCCTTCAAGGTTCTGATCGTGCCGCTGATAAGCTGGGGCCTGTGCCGGCTGTTCGGCGGCGATGCCCTGGCGCAGGGCGTGGCGCTGTGCTGCGGCGCGGCCCCTTGCGCCGCGGTCGCCTATGTGCAGGCGCGCCATATGGGCGGTGACGCCCCGCTGATGGCCGGAATCGTGGCGCTCACCACTTCACTGAGCCTGATCAGCCTGCCGCTGCTCCTGTGGCTCTATCATCTGCTGACGTAA
- the topA gene encoding type I DNA topoisomerase, with protein sequence MNLVIVESPAKAKTINKYLGKDYTVLASYGHVRDLPSKDGSVKPDEDFAMSWEVDAKASKRLSDIAEAAKKSDRVILATDPDREGEAISWHVLEVLNKKKVLKEKVVQRVTFNAITKASVQEAMAAPRQIDMELVEAYLARRALDYLVGFTLSPVLWRKLPGARSAGRVQSVALKIIVDRELEIEKFKSEEYWTVDAEVSANSPPFTARLNILNGKKLAKFDLNDAEKAEAARKAISLSKFAVESVEQKPGKRTPPPPFTTSTLQQEAARKLGFSAQRTMQTAQKLYEGVDIGGETTGLITYMRTDGVFIDPAAINEIRSVIGERFGSAYVPSEPRHYKVKAKNAQEAHEAIRPTSLYRRPETLRLEGDQARLYELIWKRTMAAQMEAARVEKTTIDLLNQDKSIGLRATGQVITFDGYLALYEEGKDDETDEDGGRLPQLRTGTLVDVHDIKPAQHFTEPPPRYSEASLVKRMEELGIGRPSTYASILTVLRDRDYVRMDKNRFIPEDKGRLVTAFLDQFFSRYVQYDFTADLEEKLDLVSAGDLNWKALLREFWQDFHAKAGEISEFRVSEVLDRLNDALGPHIFPDKGDGSNPRACPTCGTGQLSLKTSRFGAFVGCSNYPECKYTRPVGNPENASEDAGASGDRELGNDPDTGKVVSLKIGRFGPYVQLGEAEFKDDKPKRSSLPKAWPPASIDLDRALKLLSLPRKVGDHPEDGKPITAALGRFGPFIEHEKTYANLPSFDDIFDVGINRAVVLLAEKRANAKGKASSVAPLKELGAHPESGDPIQVMAGRYGPYVKCGKVNATIPKDTPPEDVTLEQALALIEAKGGVKKAGAKKAPAKKAAAAKKPAAKKATTAKKAPAKTKTEA encoded by the coding sequence ATGAACCTCGTCATCGTCGAAAGCCCGGCCAAGGCCAAAACCATCAACAAATACCTGGGTAAGGACTATACCGTGCTGGCCTCCTACGGCCACGTGCGCGACCTGCCTTCCAAGGACGGCTCGGTTAAACCCGACGAAGACTTCGCCATGAGCTGGGAAGTGGACGCCAAGGCCAGCAAGCGCCTGAGCGACATCGCCGAAGCCGCGAAGAAGTCCGACCGCGTCATTCTGGCCACCGACCCGGATCGCGAAGGCGAAGCCATTTCGTGGCACGTACTCGAAGTTCTCAATAAAAAGAAGGTGCTGAAGGAAAAGGTCGTTCAGCGCGTCACCTTCAACGCCATCACCAAGGCTTCGGTTCAGGAAGCCATGGCGGCCCCGCGTCAGATCGACATGGAGCTGGTCGAAGCCTATCTGGCCCGCCGCGCACTCGATTACCTCGTGGGCTTCACCCTGTCGCCCGTCCTGTGGCGCAAGCTGCCCGGCGCGCGTTCCGCCGGTCGTGTGCAGTCCGTCGCGCTCAAGATCATCGTCGATCGCGAGCTTGAGATCGAGAAGTTCAAGTCCGAGGAATACTGGACCGTCGATGCCGAGGTGTCGGCCAACTCGCCGCCCTTCACCGCGCGCCTGAACATCCTCAACGGCAAGAAGCTGGCCAAGTTCGACCTCAACGACGCCGAAAAGGCCGAAGCCGCGCGCAAGGCCATCTCGCTGTCGAAGTTCGCCGTCGAATCGGTCGAGCAAAAGCCCGGCAAGCGCACCCCGCCCCCGCCCTTCACCACCTCGACCCTGCAACAGGAAGCCGCGCGCAAGCTCGGCTTCTCGGCCCAGCGCACCATGCAGACGGCGCAAAAGCTGTACGAAGGCGTCGATATTGGCGGCGAAACGACCGGCCTGATCACCTACATGCGAACCGACGGCGTCTTCATCGATCCGGCGGCGATCAACGAAATCCGCAGCGTTATCGGCGAGCGCTTCGGCAGCGCCTACGTGCCCTCCGAGCCGCGCCATTACAAGGTCAAGGCCAAGAACGCGCAGGAAGCCCACGAAGCCATCCGCCCGACCTCGCTCTATCGCCGCCCGGAAACCCTACGCCTTGAGGGCGATCAGGCGCGCCTGTACGAACTGATCTGGAAGCGGACCATGGCCGCCCAGATGGAGGCCGCCCGCGTCGAAAAGACCACGATCGACCTCTTAAATCAGGACAAGTCGATCGGCCTGCGCGCCACGGGTCAGGTCATCACCTTCGACGGCTACCTGGCCCTCTACGAAGAAGGCAAGGACGACGAGACGGACGAGGACGGCGGCCGCCTGCCGCAACTGCGCACCGGCACGCTGGTCGACGTCCACGACATCAAGCCGGCCCAGCACTTCACCGAGCCGCCACCCCGCTATTCCGAAGCCTCGCTGGTCAAGCGCATGGAAGAACTGGGCATCGGTCGCCCCTCGACCTACGCCTCGATCCTCACCGTGCTGCGCGACCGCGATTACGTGCGCATGGACAAGAACCGCTTCATCCCGGAAGACAAGGGCCGTCTGGTCACCGCCTTCCTCGATCAGTTCTTCTCGCGCTACGTGCAGTACGACTTCACCGCCGACCTCGAAGAAAAGCTCGATCTCGTCTCAGCGGGCGATCTCAACTGGAAGGCCCTGCTGCGCGAATTCTGGCAGGACTTCCATGCCAAGGCCGGGGAAATCAGCGAATTCCGCGTGTCCGAAGTGCTGGATCGTCTCAATGACGCGCTGGGGCCGCACATCTTCCCGGACAAGGGCGACGGCTCAAACCCGCGCGCCTGCCCGACCTGCGGCACCGGTCAACTGAGCCTGAAGACCTCGCGCTTCGGAGCCTTTGTCGGCTGCTCCAACTATCCGGAATGCAAGTACACGCGCCCCGTCGGCAACCCGGAGAACGCCTCGGAAGACGCCGGCGCTTCGGGCGACCGCGAACTGGGCAATGATCCGGACACCGGCAAGGTGGTGTCGCTGAAGATCGGGCGTTTCGGCCCATACGTGCAACTGGGCGAAGCTGAGTTCAAGGACGACAAGCCCAAGCGTTCTTCCTTGCCCAAGGCCTGGCCGCCCGCGTCGATTGATCTCGACCGCGCGCTGAAGCTGTTGTCCCTGCCGCGCAAGGTCGGCGACCACCCCGAAGACGGCAAGCCGATCACCGCCGCTCTGGGCCGTTTCGGGCCGTTCATCGAACACGAAAAGACCTACGCCAACCTGCCCAGCTTCGACGACATCTTCGACGTCGGCATCAACCGCGCCGTGGTCCTGCTGGCCGAAAAGCGCGCCAATGCCAAGGGCAAGGCCTCGTCCGTCGCGCCGCTGAAAGAGCTTGGGGCGCACCCTGAGTCCGGCGACCCGATTCAGGTCATGGCCGGTCGCTACGGCCCTTACGTCAAATGCGGCAAGGTCAACGCCACCATCCCCAAGGACACCCCGCCCGAAGACGTCACGCTCGAACAGGCGCTGGCGCTCATCGAAGCCAAGGGCGGCGTGAAAAAGGCCGGTGCGAAAAAGGCCCCGGCCAAGAAGGCGGCCGCAGCGAAAAAGCCCGCAGCGAAAAAAGCGACCACGGCTAAGAAGGCTCCGGCAAAGACTAAGACGGAAGCTTAA
- a CDS encoding aspartate carbamoyltransferase catalytic subunit, with protein sequence MTRIAPQDPQVLLEMIQSRLFPFPKRHFNAAQDLDPPDILALLDLADVFVELNRRTNKKLDLLKGRTQVNLFFENSTRTMSSFELAGKRLGADTVNMNPRTSSVAKGETLIDTAVTLNAMKPDLLVVRHSASGAAQLLGQKVGCSVVNAGDGQHQHPTQALLDMLSIRRAFGHVDSLTVAICGDVAHSRVARSNVILLNAMGANVRLVGPPTLIPGDADEWGVEVYHDMKAGITGANVVMMLRLQLERMDGAFIPSTREYFRYFGLDREKLAVAAPDVRVMHPGPMNRGVEIDSEVADDLSISLIQDQVEMGVAARMAVLASLAARLETDR encoded by the coding sequence ATGACGCGCATTGCCCCCCAAGATCCGCAGGTGTTGCTGGAGATGATCCAGTCGCGCCTCTTTCCGTTCCCCAAACGGCATTTCAACGCCGCTCAGGACCTTGATCCGCCCGACATTCTGGCCCTGCTCGATCTGGCCGATGTGTTCGTGGAACTGAACCGGCGCACCAATAAAAAGCTCGATCTGCTCAAGGGGCGCACGCAGGTCAATCTGTTCTTCGAGAACTCGACGCGCACCATGTCGTCTTTCGAGCTGGCGGGCAAGCGTCTGGGGGCCGATACGGTCAATATGAACCCGCGCACCTCCAGCGTCGCCAAGGGCGAGACCCTGATCGACACGGCGGTGACGCTCAACGCCATGAAGCCCGACCTGCTGGTCGTGCGCCATTCGGCGTCCGGCGCGGCGCAGCTTCTGGGGCAGAAGGTCGGGTGCAGCGTCGTCAATGCCGGCGACGGTCAACACCAGCACCCCACCCAGGCCCTGCTCGACATGTTGTCGATCCGTCGCGCCTTCGGCCATGTCGACAGCCTGACCGTGGCCATCTGCGGCGATGTGGCCCACAGCCGCGTGGCGCGTTCCAACGTCATCCTGCTCAATGCCATGGGGGCCAATGTGCGCCTCGTCGGACCGCCGACCCTGATCCCCGGCGATGCCGATGAATGGGGTGTGGAGGTCTATCACGACATGAAGGCCGGGATTACCGGGGCCAATGTGGTGATGATGCTGCGCCTTCAGCTAGAACGCATGGACGGGGCCTTCATCCCGTCGACCCGCGAATATTTCCGCTATTTCGGTCTGGACCGCGAAAAGCTGGCCGTCGCCGCGCCGGACGTGCGCGTCATGCACCCCGGCCCGATGAACCGCGGCGTCGAAATCGACTCCGAAGTGGCCGACGATCTGTCGATCTCGCTTATCCAAGATCAGGTGGAGATGGGCGTCGCCGCCCGCATGGCCGTGCTGGCCAGCCTTGCCGCGCGTCTGGAGACCGACCGATGA
- the pyrC gene encoding dihydroorotase, which produces MKQSQPIALVNARLIDPASDYDGLGSLILTEGVIAEVLHTAHLPSGSADMKVIDCDGKVVCPGLIDLRVKTGEPGAEPKETLKSASRAAAAGGVTSMVVQPDTDPVIDEPAMVDFILRRARDIELVHVYPAGAATKGHNGKQMAEIGLMSESGAVYFTDVENPIINSKVLARVLSYANGFNALIAHRPKEPWLSDGAVATSGEMAARMGLSGVSALAERIALERDLALVELTGARLLVDQITTAGSIKAIAQAKAKGLDVYASTSINHLVFNEIDIGDYRTFYRLDPPLRSEDDRTALVEALADGLIDVVVSNHTPLPAEDKRRPFSEAEPGAIGLQTLLAALIGLHHDRDIPLIDLLRTVTINPAQLIGLEAGRLAPGAPADLIVVDIDAPFALRESDILSKSKNSPFENRTLQGKVELTLVDGRIVYQA; this is translated from the coding sequence ATGAAACAAAGTCAGCCGATAGCCCTGGTCAATGCCCGCCTGATCGATCCGGCCAGCGACTATGACGGTCTGGGCAGCCTGATCCTCACCGAAGGCGTCATCGCCGAAGTGCTGCACACCGCGCACCTGCCGTCGGGCTCCGCCGACATGAAGGTCATCGACTGCGACGGCAAGGTGGTCTGCCCCGGCCTGATCGACCTGCGCGTCAAGACCGGCGAACCGGGGGCCGAGCCCAAGGAAACGCTCAAATCCGCCAGCCGCGCCGCTGCCGCCGGGGGCGTGACCTCGATGGTGGTTCAGCCCGACACCGACCCGGTGATCGACGAGCCGGCCATGGTCGATTTCATCCTGCGCCGCGCCCGCGATATCGAGCTGGTCCACGTCTATCCCGCCGGAGCCGCCACCAAGGGCCATAACGGCAAGCAGATGGCCGAAATCGGCCTGATGAGCGAATCCGGCGCCGTCTATTTCACCGATGTCGAAAACCCGATCATAAATTCCAAGGTGCTGGCCCGCGTCCTGTCCTACGCCAACGGCTTCAACGCCCTGATCGCCCACCGCCCCAAGGAGCCGTGGCTGTCGGACGGGGCCGTGGCCACCTCCGGCGAAATGGCCGCGCGCATGGGCCTGTCCGGCGTGTCGGCGCTGGCTGAGCGCATCGCGCTGGAGCGCGATCTGGCTCTGGTCGAGCTGACCGGCGCGCGCCTGCTGGTCGATCAGATCACCACCGCCGGGTCGATCAAGGCCATCGCTCAGGCCAAGGCGAAAGGGCTCGACGTCTACGCCTCAACCTCGATCAACCATCTGGTGTTCAACGAGATCGACATCGGCGACTACCGCACCTTCTACCGCCTCGACCCGCCGCTGCGTTCCGAAGACGACCGCACGGCGCTGGTCGAGGCGCTGGCCGACGGCCTGATCGATGTGGTGGTGTCGAACCACACGCCCCTGCCTGCCGAAGACAAACGCCGTCCGTTCTCCGAAGCCGAGCCGGGCGCCATCGGGCTTCAGACCCTGCTGGCGGCCCTGATCGGCCTGCACCACGACCGCGACATTCCGCTGATCGACCTGCTGCGCACCGTGACCATCAATCCGGCGCAACTGATCGGTCTGGAGGCCGGACGACTGGCTCCGGGTGCGCCTGCAGACCTGATTGTGGTCGATATCGACGCCCCCTTCGCCTTGCGCGAAAGCGACATCCTGTCGAAATCGAAGAACTCCCCCTTTGAAAACCGCACATTACAGGGCAAGGTGGAACTGACGCTGGTGGACGGTCGAATCGTCTATCAGGCCTGA
- a CDS encoding endonuclease domain-containing protein: MKTPRKHQFAKQLRQDMSPPEVRLWLRLRSRAEGNLSFRRQHPIGLYVLDFYCAAARLAIEVDGIEHTFDARRVRDVHRDEWLLEQGIHTHRIPAFEIMADADEAADGVHRLALERAAKT; this comes from the coding sequence ATGAAAACCCCGCGCAAGCACCAGTTCGCCAAGCAACTCCGGCAGGACATGTCTCCGCCGGAAGTGCGTCTCTGGCTGCGCCTGCGATCGCGTGCCGAAGGCAATCTCAGCTTTAGGCGTCAGCATCCCATTGGCCTCTATGTGCTTGATTTCTATTGCGCGGCCGCACGACTGGCCATCGAAGTCGATGGCATCGAACATACGTTCGATGCGCGTCGCGTCCGTGATGTCCACCGTGACGAATGGCTTTTGGAACAAGGCATCCATACCCATCGTATCCCGGCTTTCGAGATCATGGCCGATGCCGATGAGGCCGCGGACGGCGTGCATCGACTGGCGCTTGAGCGCGCGGCCAAAACCTGA
- the plsY gene encoding glycerol-3-phosphate 1-O-acyltransferase PlsY has protein sequence MPLPDWTIFAFAVIGGYLLGSIPFGVVLTRLAGIDIRSVGSGNIGATNVLRTGRKDLALLTFLGDTGKGAMAVGLAYALLLSVDQETRRTGMALAGGAAFLGHLFPVWLKFKGGKGVATFLGTLFAAAWPMGLLAGATWLLTAFIFRISSLSALVAAALIAPLGLLFDQPHAFVVMALFMAVLIYVRHRDNIRRLLKGEEPRIGKKKPAEPAVDL, from the coding sequence ATGCCTCTGCCCGACTGGACCATCTTTGCCTTTGCCGTGATCGGCGGCTACCTGCTGGGGTCGATCCCGTTCGGTGTCGTGCTGACCCGGCTGGCCGGCATCGATATCCGCAGCGTCGGGTCGGGCAATATCGGCGCGACCAATGTGCTAAGAACCGGACGCAAGGATCTGGCCCTGCTCACCTTTCTGGGCGACACAGGCAAGGGCGCTATGGCCGTGGGGCTGGCCTATGCCCTGCTGCTGAGCGTCGATCAGGAAACCCGCCGCACCGGCATGGCGCTGGCCGGCGGCGCGGCGTTTCTGGGACACTTGTTCCCGGTGTGGCTGAAGTTCAAGGGCGGCAAGGGCGTGGCGACCTTCCTCGGCACCCTGTTCGCCGCCGCCTGGCCCATGGGTTTGCTGGCCGGGGCGACGTGGCTTCTCACCGCCTTTATCTTCCGCATCTCGTCGCTGTCGGCGCTGGTCGCCGCCGCCCTGATCGCGCCGCTGGGCCTGCTGTTCGATCAGCCGCACGCCTTCGTGGTCATGGCCCTGTTCATGGCCGTGCTGATCTATGTCCGCCACCGCGACAATATCCGCCGCCTGCTCAAGGGCGAGGAGCCCAGGATCGGCAAGAAAAAGCCCGCCGAACCGGCGGTCGATCTCTGA
- the ruvX gene encoding Holliday junction resolvase RuvX yields MAILDITELKAALPPRRALIGLDLGEKTIGVAVSDISLSIASPLELIKKSKFTLEAERLLRLMKQREASGLVIGLPVNMDGTEGPRCQSVRAFARNLLRLPAEKFTAADLDPDLPIAFWDERWSSSVMNRFLIEEADLTRAKRAEVIDRSAAAYILQGALDRIRSAQ; encoded by the coding sequence ATGGCCATACTTGACATCACCGAACTGAAAGCCGCCCTGCCGCCGCGCCGCGCTCTGATCGGGCTGGATCTCGGAGAAAAAACGATCGGCGTGGCCGTCAGCGACATCTCCTTAAGCATCGCTTCGCCGCTGGAGCTGATCAAAAAGAGCAAGTTCACGCTGGAGGCCGAACGCCTGCTGCGCCTGATGAAGCAACGCGAAGCCTCGGGCCTGGTCATCGGCCTGCCGGTCAATATGGACGGCACCGAAGGCCCGCGCTGTCAGTCGGTGCGCGCCTTCGCCCGCAACCTGCTGCGCCTGCCCGCCGAGAAATTCACCGCCGCCGACCTCGATCCCGACCTGCCCATAGCGTTCTGGGACGAGCGCTGGTCATCCTCAGTGATGAACCGCTTTCTGATCGAAGAGGCCGATCTGACGCGCGCCAAACGCGCCGAGGTTATCGACCGCTCCGCCGCCGCCTACATCCTTCAGGGCGCGCTCGACCGCATCCGCAGCGCCCAATGA
- a CDS encoding UrcA family protein, with amino-acid sequence MLVKLSALVAVMSVSLIAVSPASALERGEATREVIRVPSVYTSPAEMKSAYTRLKSAARRACDSGLTRDLQARASDRACAAAALDEAVRASNLPELIAYHEGKTAGVPIYADNTNRVTTQR; translated from the coding sequence GTGTTGGTAAAGCTGTCCGCCCTTGTGGCCGTTATGTCCGTTTCCCTGATCGCCGTGTCGCCGGCTTCGGCGCTTGAGCGGGGCGAAGCCACCCGTGAAGTGATCAGGGTGCCGTCCGTTTACACAAGTCCGGCTGAGATGAAGTCGGCCTATACCCGCCTAAAAAGCGCTGCCCGTCGCGCTTGCGACTCCGGCTTGACTCGAGATCTGCAGGCCAGGGCTTCGGATCGCGCCTGCGCCGCCGCCGCGCTGGACGAGGCGGTACGCGCGTCGAACTTGCCGGAACTGATCGCCTATCATGAAGGTAAGACGGCCGGTGTGCCGATCTATGCCGACAATACGAACCGGGTGACGACGCAGCGTTAA
- the dprA gene encoding DNA-processing protein DprA → MSDGERFARLRLARTSRIGPVHFHQLILRFGSAVKAVENLPLIARRAGGGIVAAPAEAVEAEIARGHKVGARLVVLGDADYPKLLAEIPAAPPVLWMWGEQTILPERAIAIVGARNASAAGQRIAHNLARELGEAGFFVVSGLARGIDTQAHTGSLKTGTAAVLGGGVDDIYPPDNTDLYHAIRTYGVLISESPVGYRARAGDFPRRNRVISGLTRGTVVVEAELKSGSLITARLANEQGREVFAVPGSPLDPRCRGTNDLIRQGATLCEGVDDILRTLDAQMTLFERPVPAVPLHAVSAFDDGDLDEAIDSLRDRLLSLISPVPTPREDLLRLSGAPAHVGLAALGELEIAGLIVTTSDGQYIRS, encoded by the coding sequence ATGAGCGATGGGGAACGCTTTGCCCGGCTCAGACTGGCGCGCACCAGCCGCATTGGCCCGGTCCATTTCCACCAGTTGATCCTGCGCTTCGGCAGCGCCGTAAAGGCCGTCGAAAACCTGCCCCTGATCGCCAGACGCGCCGGGGGCGGCATCGTCGCGGCCCCCGCCGAAGCCGTCGAGGCGGAGATCGCGCGTGGCCACAAGGTGGGCGCGCGACTGGTGGTGCTGGGCGACGCCGACTACCCGAAACTGCTGGCGGAAATCCCTGCCGCGCCGCCGGTCCTGTGGATGTGGGGCGAACAGACCATCCTGCCCGAACGCGCCATCGCCATTGTCGGCGCGCGCAATGCCTCCGCCGCCGGGCAGCGCATCGCGCACAATCTGGCCAGAGAACTGGGGGAAGCGGGCTTTTTCGTCGTCTCCGGTCTGGCGCGCGGCATAGATACGCAGGCCCATACGGGCAGCCTCAAGACCGGTACGGCGGCGGTGCTCGGTGGCGGGGTGGACGACATCTATCCGCCCGACAATACCGACCTCTATCACGCGATCCGCACTTACGGCGTGCTGATCTCCGAAAGCCCTGTGGGTTACCGCGCCCGCGCCGGAGACTTCCCGCGCCGCAACCGCGTCATCAGCGGCCTGACGCGGGGCACCGTGGTTGTCGAGGCCGAGCTGAAATCGGGCTCGCTGATCACCGCGCGGCTGGCCAACGAGCAGGGCCGCGAGGTCTTCGCCGTGCCGGGGTCGCCGCTCGATCCGCGCTGCCGCGGCACCAACGACCTGATCCGTCAGGGCGCAACCCTGTGCGAGGGCGTTGACGATATATTGCGCACGCTGGACGCCCAGATGACCCTGTTCGAGCGCCCGGTGCCCGCCGTCCCGTTGCATGCTGTCAGCGCGTTTGACGACGGGGACCTCGATGAGGCCATCGACTCCCTGCGCGACCGGCTTCTCAGCCTGATCAGTCCGGTCCCCACCCCACGCGAAGACCTGCTGCGCCTCAGCGGGGCACCGGCGCATGTCGGTCTCGCGGCGCTGGGGGAACTGGAAATCGCCGGCCTGATCGTCACGACCTCCGACGGCCAATATATCAGAAGCTAA
- a CDS encoding NAD(P)-dependent alcohol dehydrogenase yields MTLAKAYAAPSPKAPLEPFTFERRAPNEDDVVIDILYSGVCHSDIHQVRDEWFPGIYPQVPGHEIIGRVRQVGTKVTKFKEGDTVGVGCFVDSCRLCQTRDEDREQYMPGLVQTYNDRDADGQPTYGGYSDHIVVKEGYVLRVPDHLPKDAAAPLLCAGITLWSPLKHWNAGPGKKVAIIGLGGLGHMGVKLAHALGAEVTVLSQSLAKKDDALRLGADHYYPTNDAETFKTLAGTFDLIINTVSAPIDWNAYLGLLKVDGTMVLVGVPDNPVPVHAFSLIPGRKTLAGSMIGSIKETQEMLDFCGEHNIVSDIELIDIQDINEAYERVIKSDVRYRFVIDIASLNKA; encoded by the coding sequence ATGACGCTCGCCAAAGCCTATGCCGCGCCTTCGCCCAAGGCCCCGCTCGAACCCTTTACCTTTGAACGCCGCGCCCCCAACGAAGACGATGTGGTCATCGACATCCTCTATTCGGGCGTCTGCCATTCCGACATCCATCAGGTGCGCGACGAATGGTTCCCCGGCATCTATCCGCAGGTGCCCGGCCATGAAATCATCGGCCGCGTGCGTCAGGTCGGCACGAAAGTCACCAAATTCAAGGAAGGCGATACGGTCGGCGTCGGCTGCTTCGTCGATTCCTGCCGCCTGTGTCAGACGCGCGACGAAGACCGCGAACAATATATGCCGGGCCTGGTGCAGACCTATAATGACCGCGACGCCGACGGTCAGCCGACCTATGGCGGCTATTCCGACCATATTGTGGTCAAGGAAGGCTATGTGCTGCGCGTGCCGGACCACCTGCCCAAGGACGCCGCCGCGCCGCTTCTGTGCGCCGGGATCACCCTGTGGTCGCCGCTGAAGCACTGGAACGCCGGTCCGGGCAAAAAGGTCGCCATTATCGGTCTGGGCGGGCTTGGCCATATGGGCGTCAAGCTGGCCCACGCGCTGGGGGCCGAAGTCACCGTGCTCAGCCAGTCTCTGGCCAAGAAGGACGACGCCCTGCGTCTGGGGGCCGATCATTACTACCCCACCAATGACGCGGAAACCTTCAAGACTCTGGCGGGCACCTTCGACCTGATCATCAATACGGTGTCGGCCCCGATCGACTGGAACGCCTATCTGGGCCTGCTCAAGGTCGATGGCACCATGGTGCTGGTCGGCGTGCCGGACAACCCCGTCCCCGTTCACGCCTTCTCGCTCATCCCCGGCCGCAAGACCCTGGCCGGGTCGATGATCGGCTCTATCAAGGAAACGCAGGAAATGCTCGACTTCTGCGGCGAACACAACATCGTCTCGGATATCGAACTGATCGACATTCAGGACATCAACGAAGCCTATGAGCGCGTCATCAAGTCCGACGTGCGCTACCGCTTCGTCATCGACATCGCGTCGCTGAACAAGGCGTAA
- the gatC gene encoding Asp-tRNA(Asn)/Glu-tRNA(Gln) amidotransferase subunit GatC, with product MAIDVATVRKVASLSRLRESDERLESLAGQLNGILGWIEQLNEVDVSDVQPMTSCVEMTQPLREDVVSDGDKVADVVSNAPKTIDGFFIVPKVVE from the coding sequence ATGGCCATCGATGTGGCAACCGTGCGCAAGGTGGCGAGCCTGTCGCGCCTGCGCGAAAGCGATGAACGTCTGGAAAGCCTCGCCGGGCAGTTGAACGGCATTCTGGGCTGGATCGAGCAGCTCAACGAGGTCGACGTGTCGGACGTCCAGCCGATGACCTCCTGCGTGGAAATGACCCAGCCGCTGCGCGAGGACGTGGTGAGCGACGGCGATAAGGTCGCCGACGTTGTGTCGAATGCGCCCAAGACCATCGACGGCTTCTTCATCGTCCCGAAGGTGGTGGAATAG
- a CDS encoding UrcA family protein, whose protein sequence is MNKFFSIGVAGAALVIAGAAMAEEAPRQKTVRLTAVDLNDPAQAKAVLDQLKTAAHEVCAEGFNSPHAFVITDRQCERIALQEAVYQVGHPGLRAAQSEDRARRDPREEKLTAERGQ, encoded by the coding sequence ATGAACAAGTTTTTTTCCATAGGTGTGGCCGGTGCAGCGTTGGTTATCGCCGGTGCGGCGATGGCCGAAGAGGCTCCGCGGCAAAAGACGGTACGTCTCACAGCGGTTGATCTCAACGATCCGGCGCAGGCAAAAGCGGTGCTGGATCAGTTGAAGACGGCCGCCCATGAGGTTTGTGCAGAAGGGTTTAATTCGCCGCACGCCTTTGTCATCACCGATCGCCAATGCGAACGGATCGCCCTGCAGGAAGCGGTTTATCAGGTCGGACACCCAGGGCTGCGCGCAGCGCAATCCGAGGATCGGGCACGTCGGGATCCTCGCGAAGAGAAACTGACGGCCGAGCGCGGTCAGTAA